DNA from Xanthomonas hyacinthi:
GCCGAGAACGCGTTCCTGAAGGGCTTCCCGATCTTCGATCTGGAAAGCCTGGAAGTGCTGCGCGGACCGCAGGGCACGCTGTTCGGCCGCAACACCCCCGCCGGCGTGGTCAAGTTCAACTCGGTCAAGCCGGCCATCGGCGCCAACGACGGCTACGCCAGCCTGTCCTACGGCACCTACGGCACCATGACCATGGAAACCGGGCTGAGCATCGCCATGGGCGACAAGTGGGCCGCGCGCGTGTCGGCGCTGGGCCAGCGCCGCGACGACTGGGTCGACAGCACCGTGGACAACCGTTCGTTCGAGGGCTACACCGACTCGGCGGTGCGGGTGCAGCTGCTGTTCCAGCCCGGCGAGGATTTCAGCGCATTGTTCAACGCGCATGCGCGCCACCTCGACGGCACCGCGCGGCTGTTCCGCGCCAACATCTTCCGCCCCGGCAGCAACAAGCTGGTCGCCGGCTTCGATCCGGACAAGGTGTCCATCGACGGCGGCAACACCCAGGAACTGCAGACCTACGGCGGCAGCGCCAACCTGAGCTGGGACCTGGGCGACATCGTGCTGCACTCGATCACCGGCTACGAGGGCATCGGCAAGTACTACAGCCGCGGCGACATCGACGGCGGCTACGGCGCAGTGTTCGCGCCGCCGTCGGGGCCGGGCACGATCCCGTTCCCGGTGGAAACCGCCGGCGGCATCAAGAACCTGGACCAGTACTCGCAGGAGCTGCGCGCCGAATCGCAGTACGCAGGCCCGCTCAACTGGCAGGCCGGCCTGTACTATTTCCACGATTCGGTGGAAGGGGAGAGCTACACCTACGACACCCTGGGCGGCGGTGCGCTGGCCAGCTATCAGCTGACCCGCCAGCGCAATACCTCGTGGGCCGCGTTCGGCTCGCTGAACTATGCCGCGACCGATCGCCTGAACCTGCGCGCCGGCATCCGCTACACCTACGACAAGAAGACCTTCGACGTGCTGGCGCTGGACCGCGTCACCCTGCTCGAGCCGTCCACCGGCAGCACCGACAACTCCAAGGTCACCGGCGACCTCAGCGCGACCTATGCGATCAACGACGACGTCAACGTCTACGCCCGCGCCGCGCGCGGCTTCCGCGGCGCCAGCTTCGGCGAGCCGTCGGCGACCGCGCCGCTGACCGTGGCCGCGCCGGAGACCGTGGACTCCTACGAGATCGGCATCAAGTCCGACCTGTTCGACAAGCGCGCGCGCATCAGCTTCGACATCTACGACTTCCGGGTGAAGAACCAGCAGCTGACCGCGGTGGGCGGCACCTCCAACGACGTACGTCTGCTCAACGCCGACAAGTCCAAGGCGCGCGGCGCCGAGTTCGATTTCGAGGCGTTGATCACCCAGAACCTGCGCGTCACCCTCGGCGGCGCCTACAACTGGACCCGCATCGAGGACTCGACCCTGTCGGTCGGCGTGTGCCGCAGCTGCACCGTGACCGATCCGCTCAATGCCGCCGGCAATGCCATCATCGACGGCAACACACTGCCGCAGGCCGCCAAGTGGATGGGCAACGCCACGCTGCGCTACGGCATCCCGGTCGGCGACGCCGCCGAGTTCTTCTTCTACACCGACTGGTCCTACCGCAGCGAAGTCAACTTCTTCCTGTACGACTCGCGCGAGTTCGTCGGCCAGCCGCTGCTCGAAGGCGGGGCCAAGATCGGCTACAACTGGGACGCCGGCGCATACGAGGTCTCGGTGTTCTGCCGCAACTGCACCAACCAGATCCGCGCCACCGGTGCGATCGACTTCGACAACCTCACCGGCTTCATCAACGATCCGCGCATCGTCGGCGCGCAGTTCCGCGCCAATTTCTGATCGGCGCGGCCAGGCGATGAACCAGCGACCGCCGGCTATCATGCCGGCGGTTTCTTTTTGCGGGAGGCGCGCATGCGCAGTCTGAAACGGTGGGCGGCGCTGGCGCTGCTGGGCTTGGCATCGGCCGCTGCCGCGGCGGCTCCGGCCGCGGCCAGTGCGCCGGCGCAGAAGGTGGTCGTATCCACCGACGTCGGCGACGACATTGACGATGCGTTCGCGCTGGCGCTGCTGCTGCGCAGCCCGGAGCTGGAGGTGCTCGGCATCGCCTCGGCCTGGGGCGACACCGGGCTGCGTGTGCAATTGTTGCAGCGGTTGTTGCAGCAGGCCGGACGCAGCGAGATCGCGCTGGCGATCGGCCACAAGACCGCCAGCAGCATCCCCTTCAGCCAGGCGCGCTGGGCGGCGCAGGGCACGCTGCCGCGCAACGCAGCGGACGCGGCGGACTTGATCCTGGCGCAGGCGCGGCGCCATCCCGGCCAGGTCACGCTGCTGGTGCTCGGTCCGCTGACCGACGCGGCGCGCGCGCTGCAGCGCGACCCGCGCGGTTTCGCTCAGCTCAAGCAGGTGGTGCTGATGGGCGGCGCGGTGCGCGCCGGCTACGGCAAGTCGCGCTACCGGCCGCCGAACCCGCCGGTGCCCGAATACAACATCGTGTCCGACATCGGCGCCGCGCAGCGCGTGTTCGCCGCCGGCGTGCCGATCGTGATGCTGCCGCTGGACGCGACCCAGGTGACCCTGGAGGAACCGGAGCGGGTGGCGCTGTTCGCGCACGGCGATCCGCTGACCGACGCGCTGACCCAGCTCTACTACCAGTGGCGCGACACCGACCAGCCCTGGGCCAGCGCCACGCCGACCCTGTTCGACGTGGTGCCGGTGGCGCAGCTGCTCGACCCGGGCCTGTGCCCGACCGTGCCGCTGCGCATCGCCGTCGACGATCAGGGGTATACGCGGGAAGTGCCGTCCGGCGGCGGGGCAGGCGGCGCTGCGGCTGGTCGCCACGCCGCAACCGGCGGCGCCAACGCCCAGGTCTGCCTGGCACTGGACCGGCCGCGGTTGATCGCGCTGTACATGCAGCGCTTGTTGCGCTGAGGCGGCGGCCAGTCCGCCGCTTCGTTCGTCGCGGCTGAAGCTGCTCCCACAA
Protein-coding regions in this window:
- a CDS encoding TonB-dependent receptor; translation: MSASWSLRTSALAVAVISALSFAAAAQQADSADGVARLDTVKVTAERRAEDSKDVPISASVLRPEYLDAIATSGSDVRVLAGKAPSLNVESSNGRVFPRFYIRGYGNTDFNTYASQPVSLVYDDVVAENAFLKGFPIFDLESLEVLRGPQGTLFGRNTPAGVVKFNSVKPAIGANDGYASLSYGTYGTMTMETGLSIAMGDKWAARVSALGQRRDDWVDSTVDNRSFEGYTDSAVRVQLLFQPGEDFSALFNAHARHLDGTARLFRANIFRPGSNKLVAGFDPDKVSIDGGNTQELQTYGGSANLSWDLGDIVLHSITGYEGIGKYYSRGDIDGGYGAVFAPPSGPGTIPFPVETAGGIKNLDQYSQELRAESQYAGPLNWQAGLYYFHDSVEGESYTYDTLGGGALASYQLTRQRNTSWAAFGSLNYAATDRLNLRAGIRYTYDKKTFDVLALDRVTLLEPSTGSTDNSKVTGDLSATYAINDDVNVYARAARGFRGASFGEPSATAPLTVAAPETVDSYEIGIKSDLFDKRARISFDIYDFRVKNQQLTAVGGTSNDVRLLNADKSKARGAEFDFEALITQNLRVTLGGAYNWTRIEDSTLSVGVCRSCTVTDPLNAAGNAIIDGNTLPQAAKWMGNATLRYGIPVGDAAEFFFYTDWSYRSEVNFFLYDSREFVGQPLLEGGAKIGYNWDAGAYEVSVFCRNCTNQIRATGAIDFDNLTGFINDPRIVGAQFRANF
- a CDS encoding nucleoside hydrolase — encoded protein: MRSLKRWAALALLGLASAAAAAAPAAASAPAQKVVVSTDVGDDIDDAFALALLLRSPELEVLGIASAWGDTGLRVQLLQRLLQQAGRSEIALAIGHKTASSIPFSQARWAAQGTLPRNAADAADLILAQARRHPGQVTLLVLGPLTDAARALQRDPRGFAQLKQVVLMGGAVRAGYGKSRYRPPNPPVPEYNIVSDIGAAQRVFAAGVPIVMLPLDATQVTLEEPERVALFAHGDPLTDALTQLYYQWRDTDQPWASATPTLFDVVPVAQLLDPGLCPTVPLRIAVDDQGYTREVPSGGGAGGAAAGRHAATGGANAQVCLALDRPRLIALYMQRLLR